Proteins encoded together in one uncultured Flavobacterium sp. window:
- a CDS encoding XRE family transcriptional regulator, which yields MEQKIHQGRNVKRFREMLNIKQEALAYDLGEDWNQKKISMLEQKDVIEESLLKQISAILRIPVEAFQSFDEEQAINIISNTFHDTQGLINYSPTFNNNPIDKLIQLHEEKIALYERMLKEKDEMMARLEKLITK from the coding sequence ATGGAACAGAAAATACATCAGGGAAGAAACGTAAAACGTTTCAGAGAAATGCTTAACATAAAACAAGAGGCATTGGCTTATGATCTGGGAGAAGACTGGAATCAAAAGAAAATTTCAATGCTGGAACAAAAAGATGTAATTGAAGAGAGTCTGCTTAAACAAATCTCAGCAATATTAAGAATTCCTGTTGAAGCTTTTCAAAGCTTTGATGAAGAGCAAGCAATAAATATTATTTCTAATACTTTTCATGATACTCAAGGTTTGATAAATTATAGTCCAACTTTCAATAATAATCCAATCGATAAATTGATCCAACTTCACGAAGAGAAGATTGCCTTGTATGAAAGAATGTTAAAAGAAAAAGATGAAATGATGGCAAGGCTTGAAAAACTTATCACTAAATAA
- a CDS encoding RICIN domain-containing protein: protein MKRIQKLLILFLVFIPLIQLFAWPGMPLPPLHIEGKNLKDPCGKNILLHGVAITPSPWFNGCSSGQCRWDNYNIQGCLNYNNAVMDALTDTNNGWKLNYIRLHIDPYWTNKPGCSAGENDISCFDYNRLVTYVDQVIIPLINHARSRGLYVVLRPPGVCPQRIAYGDNYHNYLRKVWQYLSNHPNLKNVDNVMFELANEPVEILGTNGNWGATGDEHFAALHNYFQDLVNIIKTNGANNVCWIPGTGYQSHYQGYPNHLITGGNIGYAVHVYPGYWGANAENTTSFNNAWNAEVQPIANVAPIIITETDWSPNGVGTWATGTTSGFGLNMKGRIDATGNCSWNLLKPEELITNGDPYNVTTAFNNNWEACAAPVKQWFSEYANNNIPSQSCGSTSLVNNGVYEIEFKTNSNKVLDLKNGTNANGTVIRPWDRLGGTPQQWIAIDAGNGYWRFKSNASSTGRVIDLESADPTNGKSIRLWDNYSNDAQKWLVTDVGNGYYSIKSAVNTSKSWDVSNCNMDGTANLQLWDYYGTSCQLFKFNKIGNTSKSVGVNEKNVLMNNIEIDNNVQVYPNPSKGGEFNIYYASQSGEDYSVTIYSTGGELLYETKNLKSNTNQVIRTKLGRGLYLAMISQNSTTTTKKISIE from the coding sequence ATGAAAAGAATTCAAAAATTACTTATTCTATTTTTAGTGTTTATTCCTCTAATACAATTATTTGCATGGCCAGGAATGCCACTGCCTCCTCTGCATATTGAAGGCAAAAATTTAAAAGATCCTTGCGGAAAAAACATTTTACTACATGGCGTTGCCATAACTCCAAGTCCCTGGTTTAATGGTTGTTCTTCCGGTCAATGTCGTTGGGATAATTATAATATTCAAGGTTGTCTAAATTATAATAATGCCGTTATGGATGCGCTCACAGACACAAATAACGGATGGAAATTAAATTATATAAGACTTCACATCGATCCTTACTGGACCAATAAACCTGGCTGTTCAGCAGGAGAAAATGATATCTCATGCTTTGATTACAATAGATTAGTAACTTATGTAGATCAAGTTATAATCCCTTTAATTAATCATGCCAGAAGCAGAGGACTCTATGTTGTCCTTCGTCCTCCTGGTGTATGTCCTCAGCGAATTGCTTATGGGGACAATTACCATAATTATTTAAGAAAGGTATGGCAATATCTATCGAACCATCCAAATCTAAAGAACGTAGATAATGTTATGTTTGAATTAGCCAATGAACCTGTAGAAATACTTGGAACAAATGGAAATTGGGGTGCAACGGGTGATGAGCATTTTGCAGCTTTACATAATTACTTTCAGGATTTAGTAAATATAATTAAGACTAATGGTGCAAATAATGTTTGTTGGATACCAGGAACGGGGTATCAGTCTCATTATCAAGGATATCCAAACCATTTGATAACAGGAGGTAATATAGGTTATGCTGTTCATGTTTATCCAGGATATTGGGGAGCAAATGCAGAAAATACCACTAGTTTTAATAATGCTTGGAATGCTGAAGTGCAACCGATTGCTAACGTAGCACCTATTATAATAACCGAAACGGATTGGTCACCTAATGGTGTCGGAACATGGGCTACTGGTACAACAAGTGGTTTTGGTCTTAATATGAAAGGTAGAATTGATGCTACTGGAAATTGTAGTTGGAATTTACTTAAACCAGAAGAGTTGATAACTAACGGGGATCCGTATAATGTTACAACTGCTTTCAACAACAATTGGGAGGCTTGTGCTGCACCAGTTAAGCAGTGGTTCTCTGAATATGCAAATAATAATATACCATCGCAAAGCTGTGGTAGTACTTCACTAGTAAACAATGGTGTTTATGAAATTGAATTTAAAACAAATTCAAATAAAGTATTAGATCTTAAGAATGGAACTAATGCAAATGGTACTGTAATCCGTCCTTGGGATCGATTAGGGGGAACACCACAACAATGGATTGCTATTGATGCTGGAAACGGCTATTGGCGTTTTAAATCAAATGCAAGTTCTACAGGACGTGTAATAGATCTTGAGAGTGCAGATCCAACAAATGGAAAATCGATAAGACTTTGGGATAATTATAGTAATGATGCTCAAAAATGGTTAGTAACCGATGTTGGTAATGGTTATTATAGCATAAAATCAGCCGTAAATACATCAAAAAGCTGGGACGTTTCTAATTGTAATATGGATGGCACAGCAAATCTTCAACTTTGGGATTATTACGGGACTTCATGTCAATTATTTAAGTTCAATAAAATAGGAAATACTTCAAAAAGTGTAGGTGTAAATGAGAAAAATGTTTTAATGAATAATATTGAAATAGATAATAACGTCCAAGTATATCCTAATCCATCAAAGGGTGGAGAGTTTAATATTTATTACGCTTCACAATCAGGCGAAGATTATTCTGTAACTATATACTCAACAGGCGGCGAGCTATTATACGAAACAAAAAATCTAAAATCTAATACTAATCAAGTCATTAGAACTAAACTTGGTAGAGGTTTATATTTGGCGATGATTTCTCAAAATTCAACTACAACAACCAAAAAGATATCAATTGAATAG
- a CDS encoding TlpA disulfide reductase family protein, with protein MKLKLSIFFLVLPFIMVSQHNFVLNGACSKNANKKNIYLTYKINGKSITKSSEIYNNKFVFKGEIDFPVKAIICTDPKFYITKVNSMIFYLEPSTMNIKLDFDDLSTIIINNSKTNDEFYALQNTTEKQKNHKKIDSIRELSRLYSVKMIETSDNSLKIKFQKSLDSLDQQLDQLVDQSIKKNMQLDFEFIKKNPNSFIAPDLLYRILTEEDDQIPYDTIKNLYNKLGPEVKKSYSGKQLAEKLIYFKNSRIGSLAPDFKVNDVNDNLLQIGSFRNNKYVLLDFWASWCGPCREDFPFLKEMYSKYKDKGFEIISVTRDEKLDLWRATIQKENVEKWKHFSIKENKSTIEDTYAVTAIPTKILIDKDGNIIGRWIGSSAENTGAIENMITEIFDN; from the coding sequence ATGAAATTAAAACTTTCAATTTTCTTTTTAGTCCTTCCATTTATTATGGTTTCACAGCACAACTTTGTGTTAAATGGTGCGTGCTCCAAAAATGCTAACAAAAAAAATATTTATTTGACATATAAGATCAACGGCAAGAGCATTACCAAATCTTCAGAGATTTATAACAACAAATTTGTATTTAAAGGAGAAATTGATTTCCCTGTTAAAGCAATTATTTGTACTGACCCTAAATTTTATATAACAAAAGTAAATTCAATGATATTTTATTTGGAGCCGTCTACAATGAATATTAAACTCGATTTTGATGATTTGAGTACTATAATTATAAATAATTCTAAAACGAACGATGAGTTTTATGCATTACAAAATACAACGGAAAAGCAAAAAAATCACAAAAAAATTGATTCTATCAGAGAATTGAGTAGACTTTATTCTGTTAAAATGATTGAAACAAGTGATAATTCTTTAAAAATTAAATTTCAAAAGAGTTTAGATTCGCTTGATCAACAGTTGGATCAATTGGTGGATCAAAGTATAAAAAAAAATATGCAATTGGATTTTGAATTTATAAAAAAAAATCCAAATTCATTTATAGCACCTGACTTATTATATCGCATATTAACAGAAGAGGATGATCAAATTCCATATGATACAATTAAAAACTTATACAATAAATTAGGGCCAGAAGTAAAAAAATCTTATAGCGGAAAACAATTGGCTGAAAAATTAATTTATTTTAAAAATAGTAGAATTGGAAGCCTAGCCCCAGATTTTAAAGTAAATGACGTGAACGATAACTTGTTGCAAATCGGTTCGTTTAGAAACAACAAATATGTGCTTCTTGATTTTTGGGCAAGTTGGTGTGGCCCTTGCAGAGAAGATTTTCCTTTTCTAAAAGAAATGTACTCTAAATATAAAGACAAAGGCTTTGAAATTATAAGTGTTACGAGGGATGAAAAACTAGATTTATGGAGAGCTACAATACAAAAAGAAAATGTTGAAAAATGGAAACATTTTTCAATCAAAGAAAATAAAAGTACAATTGAAGACACCTATGCTGTAACAGCAATTCCAACAAAAATCTTAATCGATAAAGATGGTAATATCATCGGCAGATGGATAGGTAGTAGTGCAGAAAACACAGGAGCAATCGAAAACATGATTACTGAAATATTTGACAACTAA
- a CDS encoding outer membrane beta-barrel protein translates to MTKFFSYFLFFLFCYSASAQNDIVIKGTIVDINTQLPLEMATVYFSTVKDSTVIEYATTDKNGVFKISTKKIDKPVFLKVNYLGYQPLVEEQKELLESKDFGKLYLLENVNVLENVVIKTDAPPITIKKDTLEFNASSYKVRPDANVEALLKQLPGVDVDNNGKVTVNGKEVTQFLVNGKTFFDKDGALILKNLPADIIKKVQVSDFKTKKEELAKQESTSDNASINLTIDEKKNKGFFGKILGGYGSDDRYESSLMMNFFKNQQKISVLASSNNINSTGFSMDDVFDNMSGGRNSKNVNQSSGGGKGITQSNLAGINYSDAWSKKLDVTSSYNFSNSINNNDSKSNQMNFLPTGNILTTSDSKTRNENTGNKANLELDYRINPTTHLFIAPSFNQTRINSDSKSSTASEDENGQALNESKSESKNESTNNNFTNTINFNKIFEKESRNLSLVFSNNNTRNDSNALNLSQTIFYQGSKPNDERNQNSKNNTSSDSYSLDLEYTEPITDSLKVRFGTDFDWAKTINDQKTFDFDAATESYSDLNLSLTNYIASRQNSVSPKVGITLKKSKFIVNLSTKTSIIDYDNHSLYLGNSTDLNKKYALPFADALIRYKFSRSKNLTLRYDYSNALPSATQLLPVLNLMNPLNTVIGNPNLSPIEKNSASIDFKNFDFRTRSGYSMFIKADYYNNDVVSTSIYDDSGKRTTTYANISGTYITSIGGNWNQSIKRDAHVLRYGLGINGSYSFDKGFTNAVLYNAKATSVTPRAYLTYEYGELLSISPSYSLSYNETKYENYTRDATSNVVHRINLQTTSYWPLNFIFGNDLGYTYNSNISGDFKKDFFLWNTSLSYGFFDKKVYAKIKVYDVLNQNQSATRTISATSIRDEENTVLKRYVMFSIAYKIGNFASDKKESKRKRSER, encoded by the coding sequence ATGACCAAATTTTTCTCTTATTTTCTCTTCTTTCTTTTTTGTTATTCGGCAAGTGCGCAAAATGATATTGTAATTAAAGGAACTATCGTTGATATTAATACACAGCTTCCTCTGGAAATGGCAACTGTTTATTTTTCGACCGTTAAGGATTCTACGGTTATTGAATATGCAACGACGGATAAAAACGGTGTTTTTAAAATAAGTACTAAAAAAATTGACAAGCCTGTTTTTCTAAAAGTAAATTATTTGGGATATCAGCCTTTGGTTGAGGAGCAAAAAGAACTTTTGGAAAGCAAGGATTTTGGGAAATTGTATTTGCTTGAAAATGTAAATGTTTTAGAGAATGTTGTAATTAAAACTGATGCACCGCCAATTACAATTAAAAAAGATACTTTAGAGTTTAATGCCTCTTCGTATAAAGTTCGTCCGGATGCTAATGTCGAAGCTTTATTGAAACAATTGCCTGGCGTTGATGTGGATAATAACGGTAAAGTTACCGTAAACGGAAAGGAAGTAACGCAGTTTTTAGTCAACGGAAAGACATTTTTTGATAAAGATGGTGCTTTAATCCTAAAAAACTTGCCTGCAGATATTATTAAAAAGGTTCAGGTTTCAGATTTTAAAACCAAGAAAGAAGAACTCGCAAAACAGGAATCAACTTCGGACAATGCGAGCATAAATTTGACAATTGACGAAAAGAAAAATAAAGGTTTCTTTGGAAAAATACTTGGCGGATACGGTTCTGATGATCGTTATGAAAGTAGTTTGATGATGAATTTTTTCAAAAATCAACAAAAAATAAGTGTTTTGGCGTCATCCAATAATATCAATTCGACCGGTTTTTCTATGGATGATGTTTTTGATAATATGAGTGGAGGAAGAAATAGTAAAAATGTCAATCAAAGTTCAGGAGGCGGAAAAGGAATCACACAATCTAATTTGGCAGGAATTAATTATTCTGATGCCTGGTCAAAAAAATTAGATGTTACGAGCAGTTATAATTTCTCGAACTCGATTAATAATAACGATAGTAAATCAAATCAGATGAATTTTTTGCCTACGGGAAATATTCTAACAACATCAGATTCGAAAACACGAAATGAAAATACCGGAAACAAGGCTAATTTGGAGTTAGATTATAGAATTAATCCAACTACACATCTTTTTATCGCTCCGTCTTTCAATCAAACCAGAATAAACAGTGATTCAAAATCAAGTACTGCTTCTGAGGATGAAAACGGACAGGCGTTGAACGAAAGTAAATCAGAATCTAAAAACGAAAGCACGAATAATAATTTTACCAATACGATTAATTTCAATAAAATTTTCGAAAAAGAATCACGTAATCTAAGTTTAGTTTTTAGTAATAATAACACTAGAAACGATTCGAATGCACTGAATCTCTCTCAAACTATTTTTTATCAGGGTAGTAAACCAAACGATGAACGAAATCAGAATAGTAAAAATAACACAAGTTCTGATTCTTATTCTCTGGATCTCGAGTACACAGAACCTATTACAGATTCTTTGAAAGTTAGATTTGGTACTGATTTTGACTGGGCAAAAACAATAAACGATCAGAAAACTTTTGATTTTGACGCTGCAACAGAATCGTATTCTGATTTGAATTTGTCTTTAACGAATTATATCGCTTCGCGACAAAATTCGGTTAGTCCTAAAGTGGGAATTACTTTGAAAAAAAGTAAATTTATAGTAAACCTTAGCACTAAAACTTCTATAATTGATTATGATAATCATTCTTTATACTTAGGAAACTCGACTGATTTGAATAAAAAATATGCTTTGCCTTTTGCAGATGCCTTAATAAGATATAAGTTTAGTCGTTCTAAGAATCTGACTTTAAGATACGATTACTCTAATGCGCTCCCAAGTGCTACGCAATTATTGCCTGTTCTGAATTTAATGAATCCGTTGAATACCGTAATCGGAAACCCAAATTTGAGTCCGATAGAAAAAAATAGTGCTAGTATCGATTTTAAAAACTTTGATTTTAGAACGCGTTCCGGTTATAGCATGTTTATCAAAGCAGATTATTATAATAATGATGTAGTTTCGACTTCAATTTATGACGATAGCGGAAAAAGAACAACAACATACGCCAATATATCAGGAACTTATATTACATCAATTGGCGGAAATTGGAATCAATCGATAAAAAGAGATGCGCACGTTTTGAGATATGGTTTAGGAATCAACGGAAGTTATTCTTTTGATAAAGGTTTTACAAATGCCGTTTTATATAACGCAAAAGCAACATCAGTTACGCCAAGGGCTTATTTGACTTATGAATATGGCGAATTATTATCGATTTCTCCATCCTATAGTTTGTCGTATAATGAAACTAAGTATGAGAATTATACCCGTGATGCAACTTCAAATGTTGTGCATAGAATCAATTTGCAGACGACGAGTTACTGGCCGTTAAATTTTATTTTCGGAAATGATTTGGGATATACTTATAATTCTAATATTTCGGGTGATTTTAAGAAAGATTTCTTTCTTTGGAATACGAGTTTATCTTATGGTTTTTTTGATAAAAAAGTATACGCAAAAATTAAAGTTTATGATGTGCTGAATCAAAACCAAAGTGCGACACGAACGATTTCAGCAACCTCAATTCGTGACGAAGAAAATACAGTTTTAAAACGTTATGTAATGTTTTCTATAGCCTATAAAATTGGGAATTTTGCATCTGAT
- the era gene encoding GTPase Era, producing MSHKAGFVNIIGNPNVGKSTLMNAFVGERLSIITSKAQTTRHRILGIVNGEDFQLILSDTPGIIKPAYEMQESMMNFVKSAFEDADILVYMVEIGEQDLKDEAFFNKIIHAKIPVLLLLNKIDNSNQEQLEEQVAFWTAKVPNAEIFPISALQNFNVPEVFGRIIELLPESPAYYPKDQLTDKPERFFVNETIREKILLNYSKEIPYAVEIVTEEFFEDENIIRIRSIIMVERETQKGIIIGHKGAALKKVGTEARADLEKFFGKQIHIELVVKVNKNWRSNANMLKRFGYNQ from the coding sequence ATGTCACATAAAGCAGGTTTTGTAAACATCATCGGGAATCCAAACGTTGGAAAATCAACATTGATGAACGCCTTTGTTGGAGAAAGATTATCGATTATTACATCAAAAGCACAAACAACTCGTCACCGTATTCTTGGAATCGTGAATGGCGAAGATTTTCAACTTATATTATCGGATACTCCCGGAATCATCAAACCCGCTTATGAAATGCAGGAATCGATGATGAACTTTGTAAAATCGGCTTTTGAAGATGCTGATATTCTGGTTTACATGGTCGAAATAGGGGAGCAGGACTTAAAAGACGAAGCTTTCTTTAATAAAATTATCCACGCTAAAATTCCGGTTTTGCTGTTGTTGAATAAAATCGACAATTCGAATCAGGAACAATTAGAAGAACAAGTTGCATTCTGGACTGCTAAAGTACCAAATGCCGAAATTTTCCCAATCTCGGCTTTACAGAATTTTAATGTACCAGAAGTTTTTGGAAGAATTATTGAATTATTGCCAGAATCTCCGGCATATTATCCTAAAGATCAATTAACAGATAAACCGGAACGTTTTTTTGTTAACGAAACTATTCGTGAAAAAATCTTGTTGAATTACAGCAAAGAGATTCCGTATGCGGTTGAAATAGTGACTGAGGAATTTTTTGAAGATGAAAATATTATCAGAATCCGTTCGATTATTATGGTAGAACGCGAGACTCAAAAAGGAATCATTATTGGACATAAAGGTGCCGCTTTGAAAAAAGTAGGTACAGAGGCTCGTGCCGATCTAGAGAAATTCTTTGGAAAACAAATTCATATTGAACTGGTTGTAAAAGTGAATAAAAACTGGAGAAGTAATGCCAATATGTTGAAACGTTTTGGATATAATCAATAA
- the der gene encoding ribosome biogenesis GTPase Der produces MNNIVAIVGRPNVGKSTLFNRLIQRREAIVDSVSGVTRDRNYGKSEWNGKEFSVIDTGGYVRGSDDVFEGEIRKQVELAIDEADVIIFVVDVEEGITPMDETVAKLLRKVTKPVLLAVNKVDNAMREKDAIEFYNLGLGDYFTFASISGSGTGDLLDALIEAFPEKPEVEVKEDLPRFAVVGRPNAGKSSFINALIGKERYIVTDIAGTTRDAIDTKFDRFGFEFNLVDTAGIRRKAKVKEDLEFYSVMRSVRAIEHADICILVIDATRGFEGQDQSIFWLAEKNRKGVVILVNKWDLVEKDTMSTRDYEEKIKKELMPFTDVPILFVSALTKQRLLKALEATVQVFENRKQRIPTSKFNEFMLKVIEAYPPPATKGKYVKIKYCMQLPTLTPQFVFFANMPQYVKEPYKRYLENKIRENWDFSGVPIDIYIREK; encoded by the coding sequence ATGAATAACATTGTTGCGATAGTAGGAAGACCTAATGTAGGGAAATCAACCCTTTTTAATAGGCTGATACAAAGAAGAGAAGCTATTGTAGATTCGGTTTCTGGAGTTACCAGAGATAGAAACTACGGTAAAAGCGAGTGGAACGGAAAAGAGTTTTCTGTAATTGATACCGGCGGATATGTTCGTGGATCTGATGACGTATTTGAAGGTGAAATTCGTAAACAAGTAGAGCTTGCTATCGACGAGGCTGATGTTATTATTTTTGTAGTTGATGTAGAAGAAGGTATTACACCAATGGATGAAACGGTGGCTAAATTGTTGCGTAAAGTAACTAAGCCTGTTTTATTGGCTGTAAATAAAGTAGATAACGCAATGCGTGAGAAAGATGCAATTGAGTTCTATAATCTTGGTTTAGGAGATTATTTTACGTTTGCAAGTATCTCAGGAAGCGGAACTGGAGATTTATTGGATGCTTTAATTGAAGCTTTTCCGGAGAAACCAGAAGTTGAGGTTAAAGAAGACTTGCCTCGTTTTGCTGTTGTAGGACGTCCAAATGCTGGTAAATCTAGTTTTATCAATGCTTTGATTGGTAAAGAGAGATATATTGTAACTGATATTGCAGGAACAACTCGTGATGCAATTGATACAAAATTTGACCGTTTTGGTTTTGAATTCAACCTGGTTGATACTGCGGGAATCCGTCGTAAAGCAAAGGTGAAGGAAGATTTAGAGTTTTACTCGGTAATGCGTTCTGTTCGTGCTATTGAGCATGCAGATATTTGTATTTTGGTTATTGATGCAACTCGTGGATTTGAAGGTCAGGATCAAAGTATTTTTTGGTTGGCTGAGAAAAACCGTAAAGGTGTTGTAATCTTGGTAAACAAATGGGATTTGGTTGAAAAAGATACGATGTCGACTCGTGATTACGAAGAGAAAATTAAAAAAGAATTAATGCCTTTTACAGATGTGCCAATTTTGTTCGTTTCGGCTTTAACGAAACAGCGTTTATTGAAAGCATTAGAAGCTACGGTTCAGGTTTTTGAAAATAGAAAACAAAGAATACCAACTTCTAAATTCAATGAATTTATGTTGAAGGTGATTGAAGCATATCCGCCACCAGCAACAAAAGGTAAATATGTAAAAATTAAATATTGTATGCAATTGCCAACATTAACGCCTCAGTTTGTGTTTTTTGCAAATATGCCACAATATGTTAAGGAACCATATAAGAGATATCTTGAAAATAAGATTAGAGAAAATTGGGACTTTTCAGGAGTGCCAATCGATATTTATATCAGAGAGAAATAA
- a CDS encoding pseudouridine synthase, whose product MLEILYQDEYIIAINKPSGLLVHKSFYARDAKVYAIQELRNQIGQHVYPIHRLDRKTSGILLFALDKEVLKIMNDRFATREVEKKYLAILRGWSPEELTIDYDLINDDDIKQNAITYFHRLQNAEVELEFNNQPTSRYCLVEAIPETGRMHQLRKHFKHIFHPILGSRPHGCNKQNKLWLENYDLKGMMLHAHQLIFNHPIKNEQLILNAKINEEFSRVGNILNLDLSKYK is encoded by the coding sequence ATGTTAGAAATTCTTTACCAAGATGAATATATTATAGCAATTAATAAACCAAGTGGATTGTTGGTTCATAAATCATTTTATGCGCGAGATGCAAAAGTTTATGCAATTCAGGAATTGAGAAATCAAATAGGCCAACACGTTTATCCTATTCATCGGTTAGACCGCAAAACATCTGGAATTTTGTTATTTGCATTGGATAAAGAGGTTTTAAAAATTATGAATGATCGTTTCGCCACACGCGAAGTCGAAAAAAAATATTTAGCAATTTTACGCGGTTGGTCACCCGAAGAACTAACGATTGATTATGATTTAATCAATGATGATGACATTAAACAAAATGCTATAACATACTTTCATCGTTTGCAAAATGCCGAAGTTGAGTTAGAATTTAACAATCAACCAACGTCACGATATTGTTTGGTCGAAGCGATTCCCGAAACTGGACGTATGCATCAATTGCGAAAACATTTTAAACATATTTTTCATCCCATTTTAGGAAGTCGGCCACATGGTTGTAACAAACAAAATAAATTATGGCTGGAGAATTATGACCTGAAAGGAATGATGCTTCACGCACATCAGTTAATTTTTAATCATCCAATAAAAAATGAACAACTAATCTTAAATGCGAAGATTAATGAAGAGTTTAGCAGAGTAGGTAATATTCTTAATCTAGATTTGAGTAAGTATAAATAG
- a CDS encoding porin family protein, producing MKKILLLAVFTVLGFANVNAQEIKFGAKGGLNFANISGDNTKGIGTVTSFNFGVLSEIPISDKFSFQPELMYSGQGYSFNDNAIALSYLNIPLMGKYYLTKGLSVEAGPQIGFLLAAKNEKTNVKDSFKTFDFGVNFGLGYKLDNGLNFGARYNLGLTNINNVEGSSIKNKNGVLQLSVGYFFF from the coding sequence ATGAAAAAAATTTTATTACTAGCTGTTTTTACAGTTTTAGGATTTGCAAATGTTAATGCCCAAGAAATTAAATTTGGCGCTAAAGGAGGTTTAAACTTTGCAAATATCAGCGGAGATAATACCAAAGGTATTGGTACCGTAACATCATTTAATTTTGGTGTTTTATCAGAAATTCCCATTTCAGATAAATTTTCTTTTCAACCTGAATTAATGTATTCTGGTCAGGGATATAGTTTCAATGATAATGCAATTGCCTTAAGTTATCTGAACATTCCTTTAATGGGAAAATATTATCTAACAAAAGGATTAAGTGTTGAAGCAGGACCGCAAATAGGTTTTTTACTTGCTGCTAAAAATGAAAAGACAAATGTAAAAGATTCGTTTAAAACTTTTGATTTTGGTGTTAATTTTGGCTTAGGCTATAAACTTGACAACGGACTTAATTTTGGTGCGAGATATAATCTTGGATTAACTAATATTAATAATGTAGAGGGTTCTTCTATTAAAAATAAAAACGGAGTACTTCAATTATCTGTTGGTTATTTCTTTTTCTAG
- a CDS encoding helix-turn-helix domain-containing protein: MIYTTLLNIAIFQGIVLGLIILKSSLFNSNSNKYLAYLLFTLSIILLNHVFEIEGAFTPYPFLRFIDHIEWVFLIPAFLFLFIINRIDDTPKSKQKFYLCFIPFAYSAVLNITQDLDHVAGIYTISEFGIGIINILGLIHLALAVTFIPFLPIYSYFMIRHLKDSKEKKWIITLLTIISSLLFAFLITCLAGLFLQYDISPTMNVLALSATFIIHWTAYIGIYKYKLAKNKDAIYNFLNKDLAISHTNLQIVENSTPEEYRESITTDNLYFQKLELLCKNEHIYTDSTLNREKVAEKLGISAGYVSQIVNTITGDNFANYINQYRVEAVKEMISNSEYENYNLLTMGLESGFTSKTTFYKTFKKITGQTPNEYKNTSK; the protein is encoded by the coding sequence TTGATTTATACCACACTTTTAAATATTGCGATTTTTCAGGGAATAGTCTTAGGTTTAATTATTTTAAAGTCTTCCTTATTCAATAGTAATTCAAATAAATATCTGGCATACTTACTATTTACACTTTCAATTATTTTACTGAATCATGTTTTTGAGATTGAGGGCGCCTTTACTCCCTACCCTTTTCTACGCTTTATTGACCACATCGAGTGGGTATTTCTAATACCTGCTTTCTTATTCCTGTTTATTATAAACCGGATTGATGATACTCCAAAAAGCAAACAAAAATTTTATTTGTGTTTTATTCCATTTGCCTATTCCGCTGTTCTTAATATTACACAAGATCTTGATCATGTTGCAGGAATTTATACTATTTCTGAGTTTGGCATCGGTATAATAAACATACTTGGCCTGATTCACCTTGCTTTAGCCGTTACATTTATCCCATTCCTGCCAATTTACTCTTATTTTATGATAAGACATTTAAAAGATTCAAAGGAAAAAAAATGGATAATTACCTTATTAACAATTATTTCTTCATTGCTATTCGCTTTTCTTATTACTTGTCTAGCCGGCTTATTTCTTCAATATGACATTTCTCCTACTATGAACGTTCTGGCTTTATCTGCAACATTCATAATTCATTGGACAGCTTATATAGGCATTTACAAATACAAACTAGCCAAAAACAAAGATGCTATCTACAATTTCCTAAATAAAGATTTAGCTATTTCGCATACCAATCTGCAAATTGTAGAAAATAGTACGCCCGAAGAATATAGGGAATCTATCACGACAGATAATCTTTATTTTCAAAAACTGGAACTTCTTTGCAAAAATGAGCACATTTATACTGACAGTACATTAAACAGAGAAAAAGTCGCCGAAAAACTAGGCATAAGCGCTGGATATGTTTCCCAAATCGTAAACACGATAACAGGAGACAACTTTGCCAATTACATTAATCAATACAGGGTTGAAGCTGTCAAGGAAATGATCTCAAATTCTGAATATGAAAACTATAATTTGTTGACAATGGGATTAGAATCTGGGTTTACTTCAAAAACGACTTTTTATAAAACCTTTAAAAAAATTACGGGTCAAACACCAAATGAATATAAAAATACCAGTAAATAA